One stretch of Ipomoea triloba cultivar NCNSP0323 chromosome 8, ASM357664v1 DNA includes these proteins:
- the LOC116027930 gene encoding amino acid permease 6-like yields the protein MAGDKNPMYVEQSLENGEIQKNFDDDGRHKRTGTLLTASAHIITAVIGSGVLSLAWAIAQLGWVAGPAVLMAFSFITYFTSTLLADCYRSPGPTAGKRNYTYMDVVRSHLGGVKVQLCGLAQYANLVGITIGYTITASISMVAVRKSNCYHRYGHEAACAISNYPFMIIFAGIQIVLSQIPNFHELSWLSILAAVMSFAYSSIGLALSIAKVAVHGRHVSTSLTGVTIGVDVSGSEKVWRSFQAIGDIAFAYAYSTVLIEIQDTLRSHPPENKVMKKASGVGVTTTTMFYVLCGCLGYAAFGNNAPGNFLTGFGFYEPFWLIDFANVCIAIHLIGAYQVFCQPIFSFVESRCRQRWPDNKFITTEYDVNVPCFGTYSINFFRLVWRSCYVIVTAVVAMIFPFFNDFLGLIGAASFYPLTVYFPIEMHIAQAKIPKYSFRWIWLKILSWTCLVVSLVAAAGSIQGLASDVKTYKPFKAQ from the exons ATGGCAGGAGACAAGAATCCCATGTATGTGGAGCAGTCCCTAGAGAATGGGGAAATCCAAAAGAATTTCGACGACGACGGGCGACACAAAAGAACCG GGACGTTGCTGACGGCGAGTGCCCACATAATCACGGCCGTGATAGGCTCCGGCGTGCTGTCTTTAGCATGGGCTATAGCTCAGCTGGGTTGGGTCGCCGGCCCCGCCGTTCTCATGGCCTTTTCTTTCATCACTtacttcacctccaccttgctCGCCGACTGCTACCGCTCTCCCGGCCCTACCGCCGGCAAGAGAAACTATACTTACATGGACGTCGTCCGCTCTCACCTAG GAGGTGTGAAGGTGCAACTCTGTGGGCTGGCTCAGTATGCAAATCTCGTAGGGATTACTATTGGTTACACTATAACTGCATCTATCAGCATGGT GGCGGTGAGAAAGTCAAACTGCTACCATAGATACGGTCATGAGGCGGCGTGTGCGATATCGAACTATCCATTCATGATAATATTTGCGGGAATCCAGATTGTTCTCAGCCAGATTCCTAATTTCCATGAATTATCATGGCTCTCTATTCTCGCAGCTGTCATGTCTTTCGCTTATTCATCTATTGGCCTTGCCCTATCCATTGCTAAGGTCGCAG TTCATGGGAGGCATGTAAGTACAAGCTTGACAGGGGTGACAATAGGGGTTGATGTATCAGGGAGTGAGAAAGTGTGGAGAAGCTTCCAAGCCATTGGTGATATTGCTTTTGCCTATGCTTACTCAACCGTCCTCATCGAGATACAG GACACATTGAGATCACACCCACCAGAAAACAAGGTAATGAAGAAAGCATCTGGGGTTGGAGTGACCACAACCACAATGTTCTATGTCCTATGTGGTTGCCTTGGCTACGCCGCGTTTGGAAACAATGCTCCCGGCAACTTCCTCACCGGTTTCGGCTTCTACGAGCCCTTCTGGCTGATCGACTTCGCCAACGTCTGCATCGCCATCCATCTCATCGGAGCTTACCAG GTTTTTTGCCAACCAATATTCAGCTTCGTCGAGTCTCGCTGCAGACAGAGATGGCCAGACAACAAATTCATAACCACAGAATATGATGTGAATGTTCCGTGCTTCGGCACTTACTCCATCAACTTCTTCAGGCTGGTGTGGAGATCATGTTATGTCATAGTCACAGCCGTGGTCGCAATGATATTCCCATTCTTCAACGACTTCTTGGGGCTGATTGGGGCAGCCTCGTTCTATCCACTCACCGTCTACTTTCCGATTGAGATGCACATCGCGCAGGCCAAGATCCCCAAGTACTCGTTCAGATGGATATGGCTGAAGATCCTGAGCTGGACTTGCCTCGTTGTATCGCTCGTCGCTGCTGCTGGATCCATTCAAGGGCTCGCGTCTGATGTCAAGACATACAAACCTTTCAAAGCTCAATGA
- the LOC116027929 gene encoding KH domain-containing protein HEN4-like, whose amino-acid sequence MSVKLTPSKRPYDRSITETNDRGKWQKSAGLGSEKSPLKTSAPSKFLRVLCPVSRIGFIIGEDGNILPEIGQATGAQVRVEEAIPGCDERVVVVLGSGDKDGAGSEQHEAKVEETDTKDTDNELAENDGNGQSKQSAEVEDSKLRREISAIQEALLCLFERMVKEDLEKDRGDDEGNNSSFLTLRLLIFSSQVNCLMGKGGSVLKQISSESGAEIHILAREKLPLCASSSDDLVQISGQHGAVKKAIESISQQLLESSPLEQDPLPANASGPSSQPFGHRFSSQDSQPRPNNPFNGPRPPYSTGYHDGETGFRGQMNPPQDALTFRLLCPDEKVGGVIGKGGSIIKTIQHETGCEIQVLEGAADSEDRIIAISGSVHPHDRISPPQDAVLRVQSRIFRALPESKDNTMLAKLLVSSNQIGCLLGKGGSIIAEMRKSTGAYIRILGKDQTPNCASENEEVVQVNGEFDTVQEALFQITSRLQEHFFRDAFPSMNRPTNPRFLDHIPLPSYRGRRELSPAGMYPSMGPPFHQFDGIGGLPPRGGFHPHDDRPPFMPNFHRSGVRPPVSERMPSSGPWVPQGLIDGGGPMGMPDYAAGPQRRIGGFGGGSPAIITSTKVEVVVPRSVVPEIYGDGGGCLRQICEISDAKVIINDPKPGATEAMIIISGTPEQTNAAQSLIQAFVMLETEAA is encoded by the exons ATGTCAGTAAAGTTAACACCTTCTAAGAGACCATATGATCGAAGCATTACAGAAACTAATGACAGAGGAAAGTGGCAAAAATCAGCTGGTTTAGGTTCAGAGAAATCACCATTGAAGACATCTGCTCCAAGCAAGTTTCTCCGTGTCCTCTGTCCTGTTTCAAGAATTGGATTTATCATTGGGGAAGATGGCAACATCCTTCCTGAAATAGGTCAGGCAACTGGTGCACAGGTTCGGGTTGAGGAAGCTATCCCTGGATGTGATGAGAGAGTGGTTGTTGTTTTAGGTTCGGGTGATAAAGATGGAGCAGGATCTGAGCAGCATGAGGCCAAGGTTGAGGAAACTGACACAAAAGATACGGACAATGAGTTGGCTGAAAATGATGGCAATGGCCAAAGTAAACAGTCTGCTGAGGTTGAAGACTCCAAATTGAGAAGAGAAATTTCAGCTATTCAGGAAGCTCTGTTGTGCTTATTTGAAAGAATGGTTAAAGAAGATTTGGAGAAGGACAGGGGAGATGATGAGGGTAATAATTCTTCCTTTTTAACTTTAAGGTTGCTCATATTCAGCAGCCAAGTGAACTGCTTGATGGGGAAAGGTGGTAGTGTCTTAAAGCAGATTTCGTCTGAGAGCGGGGCTGAGATACACATTCTTGCAAGGGAGAAACTTCCTCTTTGTGCTTCTTCATCTGATGATCTTGTtcag ATTTCTGGGCAACATGGTGCTGTTAAGAAAGCTATTGAGTCTATTTCTCAACAACTTCTTGAAAGCTCCCCTCTGGAGCAAGATCCTTTGCCAGCCAATGCAAGTGGGCCCTCTTCTCAACCGTTTGGCCATCGCTTTTCTAGCCAGGATTCACAACCTCGACCAAATAATCCTTTCAATGGACCAAGACCTCCTTATTCTACTGGATATCATGATGGTGAAACTGGATTTCGTGGCCAAATGAATCCTCCTCAGGATGCCTTAACTTTCCGATTACTTTGTCCTGATGAAAAAGTGGGAGGCGTAATTGGAAAAGGAGGGAGTATAATCAAGACAATTCAACATGAGACTGGCTGTGAGATCCAAGTTCTAGAAGGTGCAGCTGATTCTGAAGATCGGATTATTGCCATATCTGGTTCGGTG CATCCACATGATAGGATATCTCCTCCACAAGATGCTGTCCTTCGTGTACAGTCCAGAATTTTTAGGGCTCTACCTGAAAGCAAGGACAACACAATGCTAGCAAAACTTCTTGTCTCCTCTAATCAAATTGGATGCCTTTTGGGCAAAGGTGGTTCTATTATTGCTGAAATGAGGAAATCAACTGGTGCTTATATTCGTATTCTGGGGAAGGATCAAACACCAAATTGTGCTTCTGAGAATGAGGAAGTAGTTCAG GTAAATGGTGAATTTGATACAGTTCAAGAGGCTCTTTTTCAGATAACCTCAAGATTGCAGGAGCATTTCTTTCGTGATGCGTTTCCTTCTATGAATCGACCGACAAATCCTCGCTTTCTGGACCATATTCCTCTTCCTTCATACCGGGGAAGGAGGGAACTTTCTCCTGCTGGAATGTATCCTAGTATGGGTCCACCATTTCACCAGTTTGATGGCATTGGAGGCCTGCCTCCACGTGGTGGTTTCCATCCACATGATGATCGTCCTCCTTTTATGCCTAATTTTCACCGGTCAGGCGTCCGACCTCCTGTTTCTGAACGGATGCCATCTTCTGGACCTTGGGTTCCCCAG GGACTGATTGATGGTGGTGGTCCAATGGGCATGCCTGACTATGCAGCAGGTCCCCAGAGAAGAATTGGTGGATTTGGAGG GGGAAGTCCAGCTATTATAACTAGCACCAAGGTGGAAGTAGTTGTTCCTCGTTCTGTTGTTCCTGAAATCTATGGGGATGGTGGGGGATGTCTCAGACAAATATGTGAG ATTTCTGATGCAAAAGTTATCATTAATGATCCCAAGCCTGGAGCAACAGAGGCTATGATAATTATATCTGGAACACCTGAGCAAACAAATGCTGCGCAGTCTCTTATTCAGGCATTTGTGATGCTTGAGACAGAAGCAGCATGA